The genomic segment attaaacgtATCAAGGACGTGGTTGAAACAGAATAAAAAAAGGGTCTTAAACTGCAAATACATGAAACAGGTGGCAAGGGGGACCGAAATAAATTGCGCTGAGGACATGGGGGACCGATTGTGCAATATTTCCCGTCTTTTATGTGCTTCAGTCTGCACAAGACTAAATCGAAGCATGCGCAAAATTTAGTGGCcgaaattaagtaaaataaaaggtTGCGAATGTGCCGCAGAACTGAAGGGACTAATTGCGTAAAATACCCATTAGGGCAATGATGTGCAGCCCTCCAAACCttcaaacggtgccgttttacaATACATAAAAGCTAAAACTTTACTCTTTTCATTTTCTGCTGTTTCATTTTCTGCAAAGaatacaaaagaataaaaataaaagggctTCCCCTTCTCTGCTATTGGAACCCCGCCGTCATCCGCCGCATCCCCATCGCAACGCCACCGAAGACGGTGGCCGGAGTcatgcggaacaaaagggtttcTCAGCCCGAGCCCAGCAAAACAGGTGAGAAAAAAAGAAGCCTTCCTCGTCCCTTCTTTAAACACGTCTTCGGTGACAGAGAACGGGACTCCGGCGAAGAGACCGTAGCCCAGgtgagttattattattattttcgaatatatgaagaaaaaaataagaaataagaaataaaaaacgcaaaacaaatttaaataaacacTTCAACAGAGATCAAAGTTTCGCCTTAAGTTTTGCTTTTTCTTTCTTAATATTCGTAAAAACGGAAGAAAATTACGAAGGTTAGATTTCGACTTTTATAGCCAGATACAACTGtttggtcttttttttttgttctttactaTTTGTTCTTCTCTATTGCTTGCATTCATTCCTCTCTGCAGGTGTCAGAGGCGTGACGATGGCGTGCGAGGAGATGGAACAGCGCGCATAGGCAGAGGCGGGACGGAGCAGAGGCGTACGAGGGGTTGGGCAGAGGCTGGAGCGGCGCGCCCTAGGCATGCTGCGCCTAGGGTTTTCTGCTGCAAAcattttgttttttcatttgggctagggtttctaTTATTGGGCTAGGATTTGGGTAGTGGGTTGAATTTTGGGTTCgttttgctggtatgggcccgggcaaaaatgggttCCTACACGTATCTTCTTTAAATTTAATATGTATCTTAAACGTGTTCTTCTATCATCCTGTATCTCTAGTAAACAGTATTCACGGATCTTTCTAGTGAGAGATTAAAATCTCGCTTTGCAAGGTTACGGATCACCGTGTATTCTTCGCGAAAACTGTTCGCGTGTCCTCCTTACGAGAGGCTGATGTCTCATCTTGCAAAATTTTCATGTTATGATCCACCTCAGAATCTATTGTGAGGATGTCGAATTTTAGATCACAGGACTAGGTTGAACTTCGAGTTATGTGGTATTCTATAACAAATTATActtcacatttatttaattttatgtaatataaataattttttcttcaaatttgtatatataaaaaatgttttagATACAACTTTAATTATTCTAGAAAACAGAGGATGGTTAAAGAGGGCCAAAGAGTAGACTTATATTTGAAGAAAACAAATTGTTATggacttataaaaatattttttatttaattttaattaaaaatgtatataaaattataaaaaaataatattaaaaaatgaataatgaCTTATTTAGTTCTCTAgcttaaaaaattcatttcagtcctctattaatttatttatttttgtcttttttatctCTTAAACTTGTGCTTTTTGTTAAACCACCCCAAATGAATGGAAAAGTTAatgtttttgttttactttattgACATTGTATACACATGGATTATTATGTGGATGACACGTcagcatttaattatttttttaaaatttaaaaatttaaaaatttaaaaaattataaatcattaatattattaaataattataaaattataaaaaaataatattttaaaaattttaaaaattaattgaatattGATGTGTCATCTATGTGGCAATCCATATGTATGCAACGTTAGCAAAGTtaataaatgttaactttttcattcattttggggtgatttggcaaaaaatacaaatttcaaaaattaaaagaagtgaaaaataaataaatgattaaaatgacttttttataaaattggagggcTAAAAATATCATTATGcgtagaaaaattataaaacgcGTTACTGGTTAGATTGAACTTTTCccaaataatttctttttatagCTTGATTTATCCATAGAGAATTTGAGTATgaaaatatttaacttaaatattatatatatacatttgtcaTTGGTATTGcacacaatatatatatttctcataatgaaataaaaataaaaaattgtaaatattataaGTAAAGTTAGATATGTGAAAAGCTGGGTGTATGCCATGTATAAGCATGAAGAAGATGGgttaaaaactaaattatattGAAGTCAACCCACTAAGTTTGTGCAAGGTGGCAACAAAAATTGAGTGGTATAAATTGCACATTCAGGATGCTTTGAACTTTATTTTGGAGTTACTATATATTGGAGTCTTAAATCAGATTTTAGCTTTCAGAGAAATTGTGCCACCTTGATGCATGTTCAGTTGTCAAAGTAAACTATCTATgcataaaagaaggaaaaaaaaggttGAGATTGACATTCAAACTTTTTCTACAACTATTTGTTGttctttaaaatattattttacgttttaaaaagtttttattgtTTTCTCGCAAAAACTAAATTGTTATCAGtactaatatttaatttaataataaatatataagaaaaattgtGAGTTGAAATACATATTTAAGGATGGAAAAATTGcaaagaaagaaatgagaaatgaTTAGGTAACATCAGAGTGACTACCAGTAGCATTAGACTTCCCTCGTTCCGTCCCTACACCAAAACCATCCACCCCTTGCCAGTTTTTTGTTTCCTTCCTCCGTTTCTTTTCTAACCAGCATCTCCGCCGTTCTGAATAAAAAAACTACTATTGCTCCTTTTACATGTAAGATACAGGAGCCAAATTTCCTCGTTTGGTAAATATCGAAAGAATGTAAAACTATGTTTTGTAGATGGAACGTGAAGAATGGTAAACACCAACTCACCATCTTCTCCTTACCTCTTGGAGACAACCATTCAATCAGatgataaatttagtaatataccatttttttttCTCCTCAAAACGTCTAACAACCCCACAAGTGTCGTCGATGCCACAAAACCCTCTAAACTCTTCTTTGGTTGTCGTTGCTAATACCAAAGTCTTGGCGATACTCGTGGAAAAACCATTAATGGTGTTGATGGAAGCCATGGTAATGTTTAAGACACTTTTAAAAGAGCAAACTATAAATAAACTCATAATTGTTTACTTTGAGTGATTGAAGTGAAGTTTATGTTGAATTATTCATAGGTACTTAAGATGTGAAAATGagaattttacatttaattataaatatttttaaaatcttaccTGGAAAAATAGCTCTCACCTACTTCTATAAAATCTTTTCGGTTATTTACTTCCTAAAATGGAGTTAAATTATATCGTTCTTTTGACAGATCAAAGACAcgttatatatatacacataaaatatcatacatttatataaagcaaggtatatatatattaaattaaattaaatcaaaacatATACTGCTTCTtattcttcatcttctttttgtaaagaaaaaaaaaacccacttAAAACAtactttatttcatattttattaggAAGCAGTATTACGGTAAAGAAGAGTATTGTTGTAGAATTCTCATTCCAACTTTAAGGTAGCCTTAGATGCTTTCCTATATTAAGAATATGATTTCTTGATATGTGGTTgctaaaaaaattactttacaatgTTTGGTATACATTGAAAGGTATTGATTCAAATCTCAGAAAAAGTTATATTATCATGTTCGGTTTACTGAGTACTTTTCTAagaatgtaattataatttatgaatttacCTTCGTTAAATAAAAGATAATCTTCATATACTTATTTACAAATATTTGAAAAGGCCAACTCATATGAATATAAAAAAAGTTGATTTCAGGTATtgtttacaaataattaaatcataagaAGGTAAAATCATAGGCGGTCTAACTCACAATTCCTAACGCCTTAAATGGAACAATTCTACCCATATTctaaaaaaagataaaagtatttcatacaaatataagtGCTAAATCAAATTTGTAGCTGCGGAAACAAATAAAATCAAGGGAAAAATACTTGCAAAAAATCTATTGAAGTAATAAGGAAAATCAAGTAGGAGGAAGGAGGAAGGAGGAAGGAGGAAGGAGGAATGAGGCAATAAAGTTTTGTTACGTTTATTAATAGACCAATACCCTAAaccaatataaaataatattaattttgccttaatatttttttaactttttaatctaTATAGGAAAGTAACTCTCTGATAATCACATTGTCATGTTCATAAGAAAATAGCtctcaaaaacaaaataaataaaaatggacatatattagaaatatatcaataatattGGTAAGTAGCAAATCCTTGTATTCTCCCACATTAATTATCACAAAATATGAATGAAAGGATTGATGAGTTAGTATAATTTCATAAAGAGATAAGTCTTCCAGTTACTTCAAGGTTTTGATAATATTAGAAGATGAAAAACAATTAGTGAGATCAATAAACCTTAAAAGACAATAATATACTATATTATATTTAGTGTAAAACAAATGATTTAGTGGCAACCAATAGTAAAAATTGCGTATGCAAATATAGTTGATATGAATTACATAGCATTAAGCAATTAAAAGTAAAACTATTTAATATACCTGGTCAAGACAGTTTTGTCGATGCAAGGGAACTTGAGCCAATCATCGGAATGTGATCTAAGTATTTCCATAGTTTTTTCCTTCAAATAGGTTGCACAATCGAGTTGGAGCAACATGCAAAGCTTTGTTACAGTTCCAACCTCCAACATTTCATGAACAACCCAACTGGTGGCTGAGAACTTGCTTATCAACGAAAGAATCAGCACTGCTCGATCATCGGCCGCCGGTGAAACTCTCATGATCCTCTTTGTGACAACGGCGATGCCGCCTTTATGGCGGAGAAACTCTGCTCTCCCATCAGCACAAGAACACAGATGGAAGAGTATACCCAGAATAAGCTCGGTGGTTCTCTTTTCGGGTGATCCTAATTCAAGCTCGATAAGCGCGGAAACTGCTCCCGATTCAACCATCATTAGCCGATTTCTTCCCCAGGGACAAGCGTCTAAAAGAACATGCAAAGCTGAATTTATTCCCTGTTGAGTGATCCTGGTTGTGCATTGTTTCAAAACTCCGACAATCATCTCGAAGAACTTGGGTTCTAATCATTCGAGTACAACCGAACTTGCTGTTTCAATGATGGATTTCAATGCTGAAACCGCATGGGATTTAACCATAACCTGGGTGTTGAATTCACATCCTAATACCCAGATCAATGATTTGATGATCTGGTCATTTTGTTTGGGTAACAACTTTGCTTCAGCCGATGGAATTCGAATTAAGAAAAGGACACTTAGGGCTTCCTCTAGGCCACTAACACAGTCTTCCTTGAAACAATTTACAATAAACGACAGCATAGCTTTAGGCACCCCAGCTTCCACCATGTATTTCCTGTTTCTTTCATTCCTGGCCGCCAACAAATCCAATTCCTTCAAAGCTTTCATCTTGGAATCAGGATGCTGAAGCTGTTTGATGAGTTTAAGGAAATGGAACTTATCAATGGAAGGTTTAGGGGTAGGAATCCGGTCAACACCAAGCGAAGCATTCTCATTGCACCAGGCTTGGATCAACCGACGCAGCGTATGGTTAGGAGTTAAATCGGAGACTGTAGGCAAAGGTTGCTGGGTGACCGGACAGTTGGTGCTTTTGCCTTTGAGTAGCCATTGCTCGATGCTCTCTCGATCATAGGTGATGCCAGTTATGGCGGTCACTGGGTCTCTCATGATTTGCAAAGATATGGGACAGATGAAATACTTGGGGACTTCAACATCAATATCTTCCATAAAATATActtttggcaaaaaaaaaaagttcctAAAGATtgattgaagaaagaaagaagctgAAAATTTGGAAGTAATATGGGAGAGGCAAAAAGTATGGAAAGGGGGAGGAAATAGCTAATTAATTACACTGACATAAACCTCCTATGGGAAGCATTATCCAGATGATCGTGCACCGCTCGCAATATTTGAGCGCACCGGGCTGTTGAAAATTAACAGACCTAAGGGGAGACTCAGCCCGAATGCGGAGAGTTTGAGTGGTAAAAGAATGCGGCTTAATTTATTGCCAAAATTGGAAATAAAGAAGAAGCGGGGATTGATTGGTCGTCTCATACTGGTCATATTGTATTCCAAATTAAATTCATTCCAACCACACACTTGATTGGTCAAAGGATTTTGCGCATATATTAAAGTAACATAAAACTATTTGGAATAAATCCTCAACAGGTCCTTCTACTATAGCCTCAGTCGTAATTTAATCTATTCTAAAATcaacacagttttactattagAAAGCTATTAATAAACCCATTTCAAATTAATCCTCCTTTAATAAGGAAAACTGGATACGTTTGTAAAAGTTGAcattaaataaatacaattaCGAAAAACATTGGCACTTGTCCATCCTcgattgattgatttttttttaaatgaaaaggttaaaaaataaatgtttccaaaatttagaaaaactataaaaaaaactataaaaattccATCATTTGTGCatttatttctattctttttcctGTTATGTTAATGAAAATCAAAGTATCTTTATCTACTCAACTAGTGCTCGTCATGactttgtcataagtgtgttacccttatagaatatccttaatctcattgagataaattttttttctcaatataatactattttatctcatggtaaccattacatattcctTAATGAAATGTCAATTACTAtgaaatagtaattaagtcatttatcacaaagacaaacaatCTATAggcacatttacttttcatctatcatgtaatgtcaatgaaaggatatcatttacccatttgtTGGCTTATGAAGCCCACTATTGTGAATGAAGCCCAAGAAGTCGTATACCAACGTACTAGCTTTTAGTTATTTATGTATTTGAAATCTGTCTTTTACTTAcaccaaaatatacaagtcatgcatacatagccCATCAttcactcaagattaaggtacaCCACATTATGAACGTCACaggtgaataaatctataaatagatt from the Gossypium hirsutum isolate 1008001.06 chromosome D09, Gossypium_hirsutum_v2.1, whole genome shotgun sequence genome contains:
- the LOC121220914 gene encoding E3 ubiquitin-protein ligase PUB24, with the translated sequence MIVGVLKQCTTRITQQGINSALHVLLDACPWGRNRLMMVESGAVSALIELELGSPEKRTTELILGILFHLCSCADGRAEFLRHKGGIAVVTKRIMRVSPAADDRAVLILSLISKFSATSWVVHEMLEVGTVTKLCMLLQLDCATYLKEKTMEILRSHSDDWLKFPCIDKTVLTRYIK
- the LOC107892524 gene encoding E3 ubiquitin-protein ligase PUB24, whose protein sequence is MEDIDVEVPKYFICPISLQIMRDPVTAITGITYDRESIEQWLLKGKSTNCPVTQQPLPTVSDLTPNHTLRRLIQAWCNENASLGVDRIPTPKPSIDKFHFLKLIKQLQHPDSKMKALKELDLLAARNERNRKYMVEAGVPKAMLSFIVNCFKEDCVSGLEEALSVLFLIRIPSAEAKLLPKQNDQIIKSLIWVLGCEFNTQVMVKSHAVSALKSIIETASSVVLE